The following proteins are co-located in the Desulfuromonas acetoxidans DSM 684 genome:
- a CDS encoding Fur family transcriptional regulator, with protein sequence MLHHSEKNKSFEMACRQKNLRVTPQRIEIYKELSKAKDHPTAETLHKRLLKRMPTLSLDTVYRTLGTLAEHGLIHKVDTTESQAHFEADLSKHHHVICARCGRIVDFDWPVVDESELPEELSNWGHVERRSLILHGICRDCQSTH encoded by the coding sequence ATGTTACATCACTCTGAAAAAAACAAGTCGTTTGAAATGGCCTGTCGCCAAAAAAATCTGCGCGTCACACCACAACGCATTGAAATTTACAAAGAACTGTCCAAGGCAAAAGACCATCCGACAGCAGAAACCTTACACAAACGTCTGTTAAAGCGAATGCCAACCCTGTCCCTTGATACGGTCTACCGCACTTTGGGCACCCTGGCCGAACATGGATTGATCCATAAAGTCGATACCACAGAAAGTCAGGCCCATTTTGAAGCAGACCTGAGCAAGCACCACCATGTTATCTGTGCGCGTTGTGGCCGGATTGTCGATTTTGACTGGCCGGTGGTAGATGAATCCGAATTACCGGAAGAACTGAGCAATTGGGGACATGTTGAAAGACGCAGTCTTATTCTTCACGGTATCTGCCGTGACTGTCAGTCGACCCATTAG